The region TGTTCTTGGAGCAATTCCGCCATCGACCTCGATGCGGACCGGCCGGGCACCTATCATTGCCTTCAGTTCGGCGACCTTGTCTACAGTCGAACCAATGAAGGCCTGGCCACCAAAGCCGGGATTGACCGACATAACCAGCACCAGATCGACGAGATCGAGGACGTGTTTGAGGCTTGACACTGGCGTCGCCGGGTTGAGCACAGCACCAGCTTTTTTGCCAAGCACTCGGATCGCTTGCAGCGATCGATGAAGATGCGGCCCCGCTTCGACATGGATCGAGATCGAATCCGCCCCGGCTTCCGCGAAGGCGGCAAGATAGGGATCGCAAGGTGCGATCATAAGGTGCACGTCGAATGGGATCTTGGTAAACGGGCGCAAAGCGCGCACGATGGCCGGTCCAACCGTGATGTTGGGGACGAAGTGGCCATCCATGACGTCAATATGAATCCAGTCGGCGCCAGCTTCCACGATGGCACTGATTTCCTCGCCGAGCTTCGCGAAATCAGCGGACAGAATCGACGGGGCGATGACAAGAGGTGTCAATTTAGTCCGGCCCTTCAGTTGCCTGATCCAAGTCGAAGACGCGGCCCGCGAGCACATCCAGCGCGTCTATCGTCATTAGATCTCACGCGACACCGACGGTGTCCCTTGGCTCATAGTCGGGCTGCCAATCGCCCTGCCTAGCCTCTCCGGCTTTTTTGGGTTCTCACTGGCTATGTTCATCAAAGCTCTCCGGCCTACTCCGCTGCGCTGCGCCGTAAGTTCACTTGGGGATCGAGGCTGCCAGATGCATAGCGCTTGGCCATGACGGACATTGGCAGGACCTTGATCTTCGAGGCATTTCCGGCAGTCCCGAATTGCTCAAACCGTAGCCGGCAAACCTCCCGCATGGCCTCCATCGCGGGTTTCAGGAATTTTCGGGGATCGAACTCGCCCGGCGTTTCTTGAGCAACGCGGCGGAGCTCGGCGGTCATTGCGATACGACAATCGGTATCGATGTTCACCTTACGCACGCCATGTTTGATCCCCCGCACAATCTCCTCCACGGGCACACCATAGGTCTGCCGCATGGCGCCGCCATAGGCATTGAAACGATCTTGCAGTTCTTGTGGAACCGATGACGATCCGTGCATCACGAGATGAACATTGGGAAGTTTAGCATGGATCGCTTCGATGACCCGCATCGATAGAATATCACCGTCAGGTTTACGGGTGAACTTATAGGCGCCATGCGAGGTGCCCATCGCGATCGCTAGCGCGTCCACCTTTGTCCTTGTCACGAAATCAACGGCCTGATCAGGGTCGGTCAAGAGCTGGTCGCGATTGAGCTTGCCTTCGGCACCATGCCCATCTTCTTGCTCGCCTGATCCATGTTCAAGCGAACCAAGGACACCAAGCTCACCTTCGACCGAAGCCCCGACGGCATGCGCCACTTCGACGACCCTGGCCGTAATCCCCGCATTATAATCATAGCTGGCTGGCGTTGTGCCATCAGCTTCGAGCGAGCCATCCATCATGACTGATGAAAATCCGTATTGAATTGCCGTGAAGCAGGTCGCTTCGCTATTTCCGTGATCCTGGTGCATGCACACGGGTATGTCCGGATATAACTCGATCAATGCGTCGATCAACTTCGCCAGTACGATATCGTTCGCATAAGAACGGGCTCCACGGCTCGCCTGGATAATAACCGGGGAATCGGTGGCGGCCGCCGCCGCCATGATCGCCAAGCCCTGCTCCATATTGTTGATATTAAAGGCTGGAACGCCATAGTTATGCTCGGCCGCGTGGTCAAGCAATTGGCGAAGAGTGATACGGGCCATGGAATATACTCCGTCAAGTATTAGGCCGCGCCTGGGGCTCCTGGCGTCAAGCCCTCCAAAATTTGCTTTACCGGTTCATGCATAATTCACGCCGGGCATGGGGCCGGTAAAACCTTGAGCGATGCCGCGATTTCCGGCAGCTGCAAACATTTGCCCTTGTCTTACTTTTCAATACACCGAGCAAATGTTTAATCACCATCCTCCGTCACGGGTTCGCGCGGCGGCGCCTTTCGACAAGTTGAAGAACGAAAGGAGTTAAAATCAACTGCATCGCCAGATCGAGCTTGTTGCCCGGAATCACGATCGAATTTGCGCGCGACATGAAACTGTCACGGATCATCGAATGGAGATACGGAAAATCAATCCCGCGTGGTTTTGCAAACCGGATAATGACCATCGATTCGTCAGCAGTGGGAATCCAACGCGCGGCGAAAGGATTTGAAGTGTCCACCGTCGGAACCCTCTGGAAATTAATGTCCGTTTCGGTGAACTGCGGACAAATGTAACGGATATAATCGGGCATTCGCCGCAACATCGTTTCCATGACCTCTTCCGTCGCGTAGCCGCGAGCGGAACGGTCTCGATGAATTTTTTGTATCCATTCCAGGTTTATGACAGGGACCACCCCGATTTTCAGGTCCGGATATTGAGCAATATTCACTTTGTCTGTTTTAACCGCGCCATGCAGACCTTCATAAAATAGAAGATCGTTGTTCCGGGGCAAAGCTTCCCACTCGGTAAAGCTTCCGATCGGGCAATTATAGCGCAATGACTCTTCACTATCATGGACATAGTGCCGGGTCTTGCCGGTCCCGGAGTCATTATAGCTACGAAATACCCCCTCGAGTTCCTCGAGTAAATTGGCATTTTCACCGAAATGACTGAAATGCCGGTTGCCGTTCATTTCCTCTCTGGACATAACGGCCTCCATTTCATCACGATCGTAGCGATGAAACGCGTCCCCTTCGATAAATGCCGCCGTGATATTTTCACGACGAAAAATTTGTTCAAAAGTGCGCTTGACAGAAGTCGTTCCCGCTCCCGAGGATCCGGTTACCGAAATGATCGGATATCTCGCTGACACGTGATCCTCTTATTTCAGCCCCGCATTTCTTAAATGCGCATGAGCCCGCGTTTGCCAAATAACGGCGCGTGCTCAGCTGAAAATTGCGGATCGCTATGATAGCGGGTGACGAGTTCAACCGTGTCTGAAGAACCAAATACGAGCGGCACGCGGGCGTGGATGGCGGAAGGCACAATGTCAAGTATAGGATGTACACAATTGGTCGCCCGCCCTCCCGCGCGTTCGACGACAAATGCAACCGGATTGGCTTCGTAAAGAAGTCGAAGGCGCCCGTCTTTATAACCGGTCCTTTGATCGCCGGGATAAAGAAAAATTCCCCCCCGTAGCAAAATCCGATAGGCATCGGCGACAAGAGAGCCCGTCCATCGCATGTTGTAGTTGCGCTTCAACGGGCCGTCAGTTCCTTGTACGCAGTCGTCGATAAATGCCTGAACCGGCGGGTCCCAATATCTGTAATTCGAAGAATTAACCGCGTATTCGGCGTACTCCGTGCCGACGACGGGACCCGATACTGCGCGGATAAAGCGGCGGGCGCGATGATCAAGGATGAAGATCTGAGTAGGTCCGCTCTCGAAGGCGCAGACAAGTGAGGTCTGTGGCCCATACACAACAAAGCCGGCGGCGAGTTGCATTCGCCCAGTTTGCAGGAAATGGGCCTCGGGTCCATTTGCATCCGCAATCATAGGAAGAATCGAAAAAATGGTGCCGATCGAAATATTGGCGTCGATATTCGACGAACCGTCGAG is a window of Methylocapsa sp. D3K7 DNA encoding:
- a CDS encoding class 1 fructose-bisphosphatase; amino-acid sequence: MQKIAETEDFASYLDQMVTLDPRLSGTACVLRAIEAAAIEMSDLISLGRLYGQLGASRGSTNTDGDVQKELDVLANDLFIDAFKGSPVAAVVSEELSEPLVLDPAGHLVVAMDPLDGSSNIDANISIGTIFSILPMIADANGPEAHFLQTGRMQLAAGFVVYGPQTSLVCAFESGPTQIFILDHRARRFIRAVSGPVVGTEYAEYAVNSSNYRYWDPPVQAFIDDCVQGTDGPLKRNYNMRWTGSLVADAYRILLRGGIFLYPGDQRTGYKDGRLRLLYEANPVAFVVERAGGRATNCVHPILDIVPSAIHARVPLVFGSSDTVELVTRYHSDPQFSAEHAPLFGKRGLMRI
- the fba gene encoding class II fructose-bisphosphate aldolase (catalyzes the reversible aldol condensation of dihydroxyacetonephosphate and glyceraldehyde 3-phosphate in the Calvin cycle, glycolysis, and/or gluconeogenesis), translated to MARITLRQLLDHAAEHNYGVPAFNINNMEQGLAIMAAAAATDSPVIIQASRGARSYANDIVLAKLIDALIELYPDIPVCMHQDHGNSEATCFTAIQYGFSSVMMDGSLEADGTTPASYDYNAGITARVVEVAHAVGASVEGELGVLGSLEHGSGEQEDGHGAEGKLNRDQLLTDPDQAVDFVTRTKVDALAIAMGTSHGAYKFTRKPDGDILSMRVIEAIHAKLPNVHLVMHGSSSVPQELQDRFNAYGGAMRQTYGVPVEEIVRGIKHGVRKVNIDTDCRIAMTAELRRVAQETPGEFDPRKFLKPAMEAMREVCRLRFEQFGTAGNASKIKVLPMSVMAKRYASGSLDPQVNLRRSAAE
- a CDS encoding phosphoribulokinase; amino-acid sequence: MSARYPIISVTGSSGAGTTSVKRTFEQIFRRENITAAFIEGDAFHRYDRDEMEAVMSREEMNGNRHFSHFGENANLLEELEGVFRSYNDSGTGKTRHYVHDSEESLRYNCPIGSFTEWEALPRNNDLLFYEGLHGAVKTDKVNIAQYPDLKIGVVPVINLEWIQKIHRDRSARGYATEEVMETMLRRMPDYIRYICPQFTETDINFQRVPTVDTSNPFAARWIPTADESMVIIRFAKPRGIDFPYLHSMIRDSFMSRANSIVIPGNKLDLAMQLILTPFVLQLVERRRRANP
- the rpe gene encoding ribulose-phosphate 3-epimerase yields the protein MTPLVIAPSILSADFAKLGEEISAIVEAGADWIHIDVMDGHFVPNITVGPAIVRALRPFTKIPFDVHLMIAPCDPYLAAFAEAGADSISIHVEAGPHLHRSLQAIRVLGKKAGAVLNPATPVSSLKHVLDLVDLVLVMSVNPGFGGQAFIGSTVDKVAELKAMIGARPVRIEVDGGIAPRTAGLVTAVGADTLVAGSAIFKGGPSQYASNIAAIRAAAAQQNGRDAA